From the Selenomonas timonae genome, one window contains:
- a CDS encoding nucleotide-binding protein — translation MKKIAFYGKGGIGKSTTAANVSAAFSRMGRRVCQIGCDPKNDSTRLLLGRIAPSTILDLEREKKGAGLTLDDLVHEGWNGVRCIEAGGPDPGVGCAGRGIIVSLERLKALHAFDDLDVVLYDVLGDVVCGGFAVPIREGYAAEIYIVSSGELMSLYAANNIAKGVQRFAARGAVKLGGIIGNGRDVLREQELLAAFADRIGTQLIAYIPRSRSVHEAEIHRQTLIAYAPESEQAQHYVALAQAIDTNEMLTVPTPMEFEELEELVERYGN, via the coding sequence ATGAAGAAAATTGCGTTCTACGGCAAGGGCGGCATCGGCAAGTCCACCACGGCGGCGAATGTGTCCGCCGCATTCTCGCGCATGGGGCGGCGAGTCTGTCAGATCGGCTGCGATCCGAAGAACGACTCGACGCGCCTCCTGCTCGGGCGCATTGCGCCCTCCACGATCCTTGACCTTGAGCGCGAGAAAAAGGGGGCGGGGCTTACCTTGGACGACCTCGTGCACGAGGGATGGAACGGCGTGCGCTGTATCGAGGCGGGCGGCCCCGACCCCGGCGTCGGCTGCGCGGGGCGCGGCATCATCGTCTCGCTCGAGCGGCTGAAGGCACTGCACGCCTTTGACGATCTCGACGTCGTGCTCTACGACGTGCTCGGCGACGTGGTCTGCGGCGGTTTTGCCGTGCCCATACGCGAGGGCTATGCCGCAGAGATCTACATTGTCTCATCGGGTGAGCTCATGTCGCTCTATGCAGCGAACAATATCGCAAAGGGCGTGCAGCGCTTTGCCGCGCGCGGTGCGGTGAAGCTTGGCGGGATCATCGGCAACGGGCGGGACGTACTGCGCGAGCAGGAACTCCTCGCCGCCTTTGCTGATCGCATTGGCACGCAGCTCATCGCCTACATTCCGCGTTCGCGCAGCGTGCACGAGGCGGAGATTCATCGGCAGACGCTCATCGCCTACGCGCCGGAGTCGGAGCAGGCGCAGCACTACGTTGCGCTCGCACAGGCAATCGATACGAACGAGATGCTGACCGTGCCGACGCCGATGGAGTTCGAGGAGCTCGAGGAGCTGGTGGAGCGCTATGGGAATTGA
- a CDS encoding nitrogenase component 1, which produces MGIEVKRVGIRRTNCSCSMPGVWRALSFVRGAVVIFHSPRPCAHIAHGMDVSSFHRLTAAGTSVRLSPVPLLTSGLGESEAIFGGEERLRECIRFAVDKYHPQAVFIANSCVSGVIGDDTKAIAEEMEAELGLPITAVSAHGFLDGEYYAGYLDAARALVDRFMQPAERREGTVVLLGDCGGMHGAYVRELRRLLSLLSLRVTAQFPSYLSLDEMQAVPEAGLVILLGRRMDDEKQAQLIALAAHMKERFGTPYLADIYAVGAEETKLWLRRVGLLCHREEEAEHAIAAEEEAFAAAVEKVRTELAGRRCALAIGRDLSWFQPEIVLRLLKKVGIILSGIVLLDCFLPARREVMEEELHRRTDVPIHHEGDAAAEELLHSVDFVLTTHELVDAKLRQLFLALLPSVGWSMERRLLDDMRQILHRHESRGGLIYGGAGKILRRCLHVYRHLCARGCVGVLRGDPRCRHCGQRSPLVLLLCHAAH; this is translated from the coding sequence ATGGGAATTGAGGTTAAGCGCGTCGGCATACGCCGCACAAACTGCAGCTGCAGCATGCCGGGCGTTTGGCGTGCGCTGTCCTTTGTGCGCGGCGCCGTCGTCATCTTTCACAGTCCGCGTCCGTGCGCGCACATCGCGCACGGCATGGACGTGAGCAGCTTTCACCGCCTGACTGCGGCGGGGACATCCGTGCGGCTTTCGCCCGTGCCGCTCCTGACGAGCGGGCTTGGGGAGAGTGAGGCGATCTTCGGCGGGGAGGAGCGGCTGCGCGAATGCATCCGCTTTGCCGTGGACAAATACCATCCGCAGGCCGTATTTATTGCAAACTCCTGCGTCAGCGGCGTGATCGGCGATGACACAAAGGCGATTGCCGAGGAGATGGAGGCGGAGCTCGGTCTGCCCATCACGGCGGTGTCGGCGCATGGATTTCTCGACGGCGAGTACTATGCGGGCTATCTCGATGCCGCGAGGGCGCTTGTCGACCGTTTCATGCAGCCCGCCGAGCGCAGGGAGGGCACGGTTGTCCTGCTTGGTGACTGCGGCGGCATGCATGGAGCATATGTGCGCGAGCTGCGGCGTCTGCTCTCCCTCCTCTCTCTGCGTGTTACGGCACAGTTCCCGTCCTACCTCAGCCTCGATGAGATGCAGGCGGTGCCGGAGGCGGGGCTCGTCATCCTGCTTGGGCGGCGTATGGACGACGAGAAACAGGCGCAGCTGATCGCACTCGCCGCGCACATGAAGGAGCGCTTCGGCACGCCGTATCTCGCCGATATCTATGCGGTCGGGGCGGAGGAGACGAAGCTCTGGCTGCGGCGTGTCGGTCTGCTCTGTCACCGTGAGGAAGAAGCGGAACATGCCATCGCAGCGGAGGAGGAAGCCTTTGCCGCCGCCGTGGAAAAGGTACGCACGGAGCTTGCGGGGCGCAGATGTGCGCTTGCCATCGGACGCGACCTCTCATGGTTCCAGCCGGAGATTGTCCTGCGTCTATTGAAGAAGGTTGGTATCATTTTGTCCGGCATCGTCCTGCTCGACTGCTTTCTACCTGCGCGACGTGAAGTGATGGAGGAGGAACTGCACCGCCGGACAGATGTCCCCATCCATCACGAGGGAGATGCTGCGGCAGAGGAATTACTGCACAGTGTGGACTTTGTCCTCACGACGCATGAGCTCGTCGATGCAAAGCTGCGCCAGCTCTTCCTCGCGCTCCTGCCATCGGTCGGCTGGTCGATGGAGCGGCGGCTGCTGGACGATATGCGGCAGATACTGCACCGACACGAGAGCAGGGGAGGGCTGATCTATGGGGGAGCGGGAAAAATCCTTCGACGATGTCTGCATGTATACCGACACCTGTGCGCTCGCGGGTGCGTCGGCGTTCTTCGCGGGGATCCGAGATGCCGTCATTGTGGTCAACGGTCCCCTCTGGTGCTATTACTTTGCCATGCGGCACATTGA
- a CDS encoding ABC transporter substrate-binding protein, giving the protein MKMNTICTAFLAALLSILLLSGCIDLSRNQAGGYEVTDVEGTVVKIPHKPQRILTVSAGTDELMLGLVEPERMAAINESLADTEHTNIPWVRERIPTVIVRSPSVEQIAALRPDLVVVTPWMPRENIDAIRELNVPVLVCKSAATMEDIHGNIRLFAAAVGEPERGEKLIGMMEEKLAEIRAKVADVPEEKKHKSIALISIMVNYGGAGCTFDELCRYTDSINAKAAAGNRMGQEMTKEQLVAANPDYLFFPSYEDGATNEENYGRQYLEDPSLAQMTAVRERQIGHPWARYVYNLSQNIVYGIQETAWILYGDAFRQSRHEFLTAVE; this is encoded by the coding sequence ATGAAGATGAACACGATATGCACCGCTTTTCTTGCGGCGCTCCTTTCCATCCTGCTTCTCAGCGGCTGCATTGACCTCTCCCGGAATCAGGCGGGCGGCTACGAGGTCACGGATGTGGAGGGCACGGTCGTCAAAATCCCGCACAAGCCGCAGCGCATCCTGACGGTCAGTGCAGGCACGGACGAGCTGATGCTCGGCCTCGTCGAGCCGGAGCGCATGGCGGCGATCAATGAGTCGCTCGCCGATACGGAGCATACGAATATCCCGTGGGTGCGCGAAAGGATTCCGACGGTCATCGTTCGCAGTCCGTCCGTCGAGCAGATCGCGGCGCTGCGTCCCGATCTCGTCGTCGTGACGCCGTGGATGCCGCGCGAGAACATTGACGCGATCCGCGAGCTGAATGTGCCCGTTCTCGTCTGTAAGTCCGCCGCGACGATGGAGGACATTCACGGCAACATCCGCCTCTTTGCGGCGGCGGTCGGAGAGCCCGAGCGCGGGGAGAAGCTCATCGGCATGATGGAGGAAAAGCTCGCGGAGATTCGGGCAAAGGTGGCGGATGTGCCCGAGGAGAAGAAGCACAAGAGCATTGCGCTCATCTCAATCATGGTGAACTACGGCGGCGCGGGCTGCACATTCGACGAGCTCTGCCGCTACACGGATTCGATCAATGCCAAGGCTGCGGCGGGCAACCGCATGGGGCAGGAGATGACGAAGGAGCAGCTCGTCGCGGCGAATCCGGACTACCTCTTTTTCCCGAGCTATGAGGACGGGGCGACGAACGAGGAGAACTACGGACGGCAGTATCTCGAGGACCCCTCGCTCGCGCAGATGACTGCCGTGCGGGAGCGGCAGATCGGGCATCCGTGGGCGCGCTACGTCTACAATCTCTCGCAGAACATTGTGTATGGTATTCAGGAGACGGCGTGGATTCTCTACGGCGACGCGTTTCGGCAGTCGCGGCACGAGTTCCTCACCGCCGTGGAATAA